The proteins below are encoded in one region of Rhododendron vialii isolate Sample 1 chromosome 7a, ASM3025357v1:
- the LOC131332808 gene encoding uncharacterized protein LOC131332808: MTLVERYGKPDLFLTMTCNPNWQEIKDEMKPHEEAQNRPDLVSRVFRSKLEHLQKEIVKNQLFGLVAAYTFVVEFQKRGLPYVHMLIILKKFFKLDTIDKVDAFISAEIPDKKKYPHLYAMVLKHMMHGPCGELDMRRTCMENGKCKNHYPRSHCAETSIDADGYPIYRRRLTGEQVQIRGQMLDNRWVVPYNPYLLAMFDCHINVEVCSTNKAVKYLYKYIYKGHDKIIYRLVTSKFPEDIDEIQQFQAARWISPPEATWRIYRFPLHEIRPAVISLQLHLEGCQLIPLKKDINLHNIMDNEFMSRTMLTQFFWMNAHNDKAKSLKLLYKDFLQHFVWNGSFRTWIERKQQEVIGRIVTANPTEGERYYLRLLLTYISTPTSYAHLRIVNGLTFNSYREAAISHGLLQDDNNNEKCMEEACLYRMPLSLWQLFSTILVYCAPVNPSELFLKFEDDMIEDYASIQKLTKDAARQVLLEALNAELESMGKKLHDFQLSHLLTSDSTKKAIPKEVQDEINVRISEDDLQAPNLFNLEQATAYKEILAAILNRAPKSFFIDGPGGTGKTFLYRALLAKIRSQHLIALATASSGVAASILPNGRTAHSRFKIPINGDGKLCCSISKHSGLVALIKEAVCIIWDEASMAKKQSIEALDYLLSDLTENDTLFGGKVVVLRGDFRQVLPVIPNGTKIDCINASLVRSYIWLGLIKFKLKENMRAKIDPAFSAYILRVGNGTEKENEAGEINSQPSLILEPITRMQPLDQLIQFVFPSFDLHKVDSLSLTNLAILTPKNQAVDEINEAMIAKFPGKEQTYLSFDEASDPTQQGLYIDFLNSVTPQGMPTHHLRLKKNSPILLLRNINPSQGLCNGTRLICKEFKSHLITAQIAVGE; this comes from the coding sequence ATGACGTTGGTAGAGAGATATGGCAAACCTGATCTCTTTCTCACAATGACATGTAATCCAAATTGGCAAGAGATCAAGGACGAAATGAAACCACATGAAGAAGCCCAAAATAGACCAGATTTGGTATCTAGAGTGTTCAGAAGTAAACTCGAGCATTTACAGAAAGAAATAGTTAAAAATCAACTCTTTGGTCTGGTAGCAGCATATACATTTGTCGTTGAATTTCAGAAGAGAGGTCTCCCCTATGTGCATATGTTGATAATTCTTAAAAAGTTCTTCAAGCTTGACACAATTGATAAGGTTGATGCATTCATTTCAGCTGAAATACCAGATAAGAAGAAGTATCCTCATCTATATGCAATGGTCCTAAAACACATGATGCATGGACCATGTGGAGAATTGGATATGAGAAGAACATGCATGGAAAATGGAAAGTGCAAGAATCATTATCCAAGGAGTCACTGTGCTGAAACTTCTATTGACGCTGATGGCTACCCAATATATAGAAGGCGTCTAACTGGTGAACAAGTGCAGATTCGTGGCCAGATGCTCGACAACAGATGGGTTGTTCCATACAATCCTTATTTGTTAGCTATGTTTGACTGCCATATTAACGTTGAAGTATGCTCCACTAACAAAGCAGTCAAATATctctataaatatatatacaaaggaCACGACAAAATCATCTATCGCTTGGTAACATCAAAATTCCCTGAAGATATTGATGAAATCCAGCAATTCCAAGCAGCAAGATGGATATCACCACCAGAGGCAACATGGAGAATATATCGATTTCCTCTCCATGAAATCCGACCAGCTGTTATCAGTTTGCAGCTACACCTAGAAGGGTGCCAGTTGATACCATTAAAGAAGGATATAAATCTACATAACATAATGGATAATGAGTTCATGTCAAGAACAATGCTCACACAATTTTTTTGGATGAACGCGCATAATGATAAAGCTAAATCATTAAAGCTATTATACAAAGACTTCCTGCAGCACTTTGTATGGAATGGTTCATTCAGAACATGGATAGAGCGAAAACAACAAGAAGTCATTGGTCGGATTGTTACAGCAAATCCAACTGAAGGTGAAAGATATTATCTCCGATTGCTGCTCACCTACATTTCAACACCTACCTCCTATGCACATCTCAGAATAGTCAATGGACTGACCTTTAATTCATATAGAGAAGCAGCTATTAGCCATGGTTTATTGCAAGATGACAACAACAATGAAAAATGTATGGAGGAGGCATGTTTATATCGAATGCCATTATCACTGTGGCAACTATTCTCTACTATCCTCGTTTATTGTGCTCCTGTCAATCCATCAGAGTTAttcctcaaatttgaagatGATATGATAGAAGATTATGCTTCCATACAAAAGTTGACCAAAGATGCTGCACGACAAGTTTTACTTGAAGCATTGAATGCAGAGCTTGAATCTATGGGCAAGAAGCTACATGATTTCCAATTATCCCATCTTCTTACTTCTGATTCAACAAAGAAAGCAATACCAAAAGAAGTACAGGACGAAATCAATGTCCGAATATCAGAAGATGATTTGCAAGCCCCAAATTTGTTCAATCTAGAGCAAGCAACAGCTTACAAGGAAATTCTAGCTGCTATTCTCAATCGAGCTCCCAAAAGCTTCTTTATCGATGGTCCTGGAGGTACTGGCAAAACATTCCTTTATCGAGCCTTACTTGCAAAAATCCGTTCACAGCATTTAATTGCACTAGCCACAGCCAGCTCCGGCGTTGCAGCATCAATTTTACCAAATGGAAGAACAGCTCATTCCCGCTTCAAAATCCCAATAAATGGTGATGGGAAACTCTGCTGTAGCATTTCAAAACATTCCGGTTTGGTTGCCCTTATTAAAGAAGCTGTATGTATCATTTGGGATGAAGCATCGATGGCAAAAAAGCAATCAATCGAAGCCTTGGATTACCTCCTAAGTGATCTCACAGAAAATGATACATTATTTGGGGGCAAAGTTGTGGTTTTAAGAGGTGATTTCAGGCAAGTTCTACCTGTTATACCTAACGGAACAAAGATTGATTGCATTAACGCAAGCTTGGTCAGATCATACATATGGCTAGGACTCATCAAATTCAAACTAAAGGAAAACATGCGAGCAAAGATTGACCCAGCATTCAGCGCATACATTCTTCGAGTTGGAAATGGtacggaaaaagaaaatgaagcagGAGAAATCAACTCGCAACCATCCCTAATCCTAGAACCAATCACAAGAATGCAACCTTTGGACCAACTAATCCAATTTGTTTTCCCCTCCTTTGATCTACACAAAGTAGACTCACTTTCTTTAACCAACTTGGCCATTCTCACTCCCAAAAACCAAGCAGTTGATGAAATTAATGAAGCAATGATTGCCAAATTCCCAGGGAAAGAGCAGACATACTTAAGTTTCGATGAAGCATCTGATCCTACTCAACAAGGGCTCTACATTGACTTCCTGAATTCTGTAACTCCTCAAGGAATGCCAACTCATCATTTGAGGTTGAAAAAGAACAGCCCAATTCTGCTTCTAAGAAACATAAATCCTTCCCAAGGATTATGTAATGGCACAAGATTAATATGCAAAGAATTCAAGAGTCATTTGATTACTGCTCAGATAGCAGTAGGCGAATGA